TCATAGCTGGGATCGCCTACAAAGCCTTAGTTCGAGGAAAGGTGAGTGGGATGTAGGACTGGTACAGGTTAGATATAGACAGGTGAGTAGGATGTAGGACTGGTACAGGTTagatatagacaggtgagtggGATGTAGGACAGGTGAGTGGGATGTAGGACTGGTACAGGTTAGATGTAGGACAGGTGAGTGGGATGTAGGACTGGTACAGGTTAGATGTAGGACAGGTGAGTGGGATGTAGGACTGGTACAGGTTAGATGTAGGACAGGTGAGTGGGATGTAGGACTGGTACAGGTTAGATGTAGGACAGGTGAGTGGGATGTAGGACTGGTACAGGTTAGATGTAGACAGGTGAGTGGGATGTAGGACTGGTACAGGTTAGATGTAGGACTGGTACAGGTTagatatagacaggtgagtggGATGTAGGACTGGTACAGGTTAGATGTAGACAGGTGAGTAGGATGTAGGACTGGTAGAGGTTAGATGTAGACAGGTGAGTGGGATGTAGGACTGGTACAGGTTAGATGTAGGACTGGTACAGGTTagatatagacaggtgagtggGATGTAGGACTGGTACAGGTTagatatagacaggtgagtggGATGTAGGACTGGTACAGGTTagatatagacaggtgagtggGATGTAGGACTGGTACAGGTTagatatagacaggtgagtggGATGTAGGATTGGTACAGGTTAGATGTAGGACTGGTACAGGTTagatatagacaggtgagtgtgATGTAGGACTGGTACAGGTTagatatagacaggtgagtgagaTGTAGGACTGGTACAGGTAagatatagacaggtgagtggGATGTAGGACTGGTACAGGTTAGATATAGACAGGTTagatatagacaggtgagtggGATGTAGGACTGGTACAGGTTAGATATAGACAGGTTagatatagacaggtgagtgagaTGTAGGACTGGTACAGGTAagatatagacaggtgagtggGATGTAGGACTGGTACAGGTTAGATATAGACAGGTTagatatagacaggtgagtggGATGTAGGACTGGTACAGGTTAGATATAGACAGGTTagatatagacaggtgagtggGATGTAGGACTGGTACAGGTTAGATGTAGGACAGGTGAGTGGGATGTAGGACTGGTACAGGTTAGATGTAGGACAGGTGAGTGGGATGTAGGACTGGTACAGGTTagatatagacaggtgagtgagaTGTAGGACTGGTacaggttacatttacatttacatttaagtcatttagcagacgctcttatccagagcgacttacatataGACAGGTGAGTGGGAGTTCAGAGCCTGTATGAGGTCAGGGCCTGTATGAGGACAGCGTCTCAGAttagaagtgctgatctaggatcaggtccttccTGTTCATATAAtcgtattcattatgatctaaaagacaCAGCTCATGCTATATCAGCAATGTTACTGGGAGACtgttgtgaatacaggcccaggcTTTGAGACTGTTGTGAATACAGGCCTAGGCTTTGAGACtgttgtgaatacaggcccaggcTTTGAGACtgttgtgaatacaggcccaggcTTTGAGACtgttgtgaatacaggcccaggcTTTGAGACtgttgtgaatacaggcccaggcTTTGAGACtgttgtgaatacaggcccaggcTTTGAGACtgttgtgaatacaggcccaggcTTTGAGACtgttgtgaatacaggcccagacTTTAGAAACTCAGGAGTGGAAATTTCATCATGTCAGACTTCAGCTCAGGCTATAGTGAGTAAATAATACCTGTTGCATGTTGGAGGCTATGGAAGAACTATGTAATAAAAACAGTTTTATATCTGTTCATACCTTttctttctcttgttctctctgcaGAGATGGCTCTTTTATTTTCTCTCTGGGGTGAGAGAGATCCTCCTATCTTTCCATCTGTCTTTCTCGGCTGAGTCTTCATCCTCCACTGCTCTTTTCCTTGCTTGCCCTGTCTATCTGAtgactatatatatatttctctgctctctgcagtAAGTATTCTATTTATGCCTTCATTTTCTTTTCCCCCCCAAACAATGTGGTTGTCATCTTTGTGACATTTTGACCTGCAATGGGTTGCATATGAAGAGATCATGTAATTAATTTATGTGTAATTTACCTATGAAAATAAGGTGCATTATTAATTCAACCATGTTTCCAGGATGTCAAGCACGTCGTTCACTTTGAATTGTAACCTTGTATTTCTCTGTCTGTCAGGTGTCTAAGGATGACCGCAGTGACGTGGAGAGCAGCTCGGAGGAGGAGGCTGACACCAACAGAACCAATGACAGGGGGGTTCAAATGGCTTTCTCTCCTAAGGCAGAGAACGGCACCAATGGCCACGCCGTCACCACTAAAAGCTGGCCACAGATACGCACCAGCAGCAGGTGATAGAGGAGCCTGCCGTCTGATTCACACTATAGGGCCGAGCCAGGTCAAATATGTCTGGCCTGGTTACACTGCACATCCACTATTTGTCGGAACTGTGCTGGAAAGGACAATATCAGAGCCAGTACTGTTCGGGTCGGCCCTATAGTGAGAATTAGGCATATCTGTGCGGCCTTTCCACTACTAGTTCGTCCTATCCTAGATTACATCTTGAAGGGCTTTTCCAGCCTCATCCAGTTCCCTGTACGTTTTAACTTAGTTTCTTCATTCATCTAACTCTTAATGAAATGTTCTTCTTCAGAACTAACAATGATCGATGACTATGACAGCATATGATGGATGAATAGACACACTACTGTGACCCATAGAATCAGAACTGATGAAATGAAGAGAAAAAAGTGCATTCCCTGATGTCAAGTGAATGGGTCTGTAGATATTTGCGGTACCTTATGAACATAGAACGTTGGCTTGTATTCCATTTGTTTAATGTGATGCTGCAGTTTGCCTGAGATTCTCTTCTGTCCGTTTTATTGGTCAGGTGGACTTGAGTTACCACTGTGTATTTTAAGAAGTAATTGTTCAGTTACTTTGTTTCTGGTCAGTTCTGTTCACATCTTATTAATATGAGACCAATGTTTATTgaatgtttaacattttttttaaatgtctttggtatataaaaaaatatatatgaattTATGAATTTAAATGTGGAGAAGCCAACACAATCCTCTTCAGTGGAGATCATCCATAGATGTGGTGTGTATTAGGGCTAATAATGTGAGTGTTGAGTACAGAGACAAAAATAGATGTTTATTTGTGtaagatgtatttatttatattaacGGTTGGTACATAACCTTGAAGATCCCACCACACAAACTATGATTCAGTATGATCCGAGCAAGTTATGACAAGAGACTGATTTGACATTTAGTTTAAGCTGGAAGGAGTCAACCCATTTTTcagtcaactccagtcctctgcccCTTCTCCTTTTAGCAGACAAATTATGAACTTGACAGTAAATGAAGAGTAGATTCTCCTTTACTCATCTGGGCACACAAAACTTCCACACCCAAATAGTTATCACATAACAGTCCCATGGGAGGAACAGAAATGTCCATGATTTTGTGGACAAACTATTCAGTTCCAGTCCTCTATGGCTTGAGGACCTCCACGTCTTGGTTTTCTGCCGCTACCTGCAGCTCTTTTTGCTTGTTCATGTAGCGGTATCCCCGCATGGTGCACAGGTATCCCCCGTAGAGTGTCAACAGCATCATCGAGGCAGAAAACCCCCGGTATCCGAAGTCGGCGAGTCGCTTTGCGGCGGTCAACATGATGGTGTTTCTGAGGAAGTTATATCCAGCAACGACAAGTTGTAGTACAACTAAGGGTAGCTACATAGATCTCATTGTTTACTCGTGTTTAACAATGTGGTTCACAGATAACAAAATGTCAACATTTCAACAAAAAAAGTATAACATCGGATGTTAGTCAAATTCAGGGTATCTGATGTAATTTAGCTAGGTTAGCTAGCTATCAAGGTTAGCAAGCTTTTATCAACACATTTTTTTTTCAGTTTCAAATTACTGCTATGTAAATTGCATTGTCCGCTTACCTTGTAAAATATGACCGTCAGATTATTGATACCCTTCTCAATGTCAACACACCTGGCTAGCTAACTTCTTCCGTAACTGAAAACAACGGAGTCTTGTGAGGGTCAAAAGTCGTTCGGTTCTTGAGTAATCAGCAGTGGGAGGAGCGGTAAAGAAGTTCTGTAGATTTTTCCTAGGTCGGACGTAATTTTAATGCTGCACACGTGGGAACAACGATGGCCACATGTGGAGCAGAGAGTGAAGTTCTGGATGAAAAAGATGATCCCGGTGCAGCACCATACGGCAATTTTATAAACTATTACACATTTAACCCACCAGAGAACCGTCTAAGCCTCATTCCGACCACACTTATTCAGGATTTGGGGTATGGCAAGGACAGCAGTGAAACCATATTGATGCTGGATGTCGGTTGCAATTCAGGGGTAAGCTAAAgatagccagctaacgttagccacagaAAGAGATTTAATCATGTTAGCTATCCTTTACAAACTGAtccaccacccacacacattAAGACAACAATTACCGAGTTTCATCATCGGTCTTTGAATACTTTGAGTTAGATGTCTGTCACTAAAGTATTTTCTCTCATCTATCCATGTGTAATATATTACAGGACCTGACAGTGGCATTGTACAGACACCTTCAACAGAAAGTCTTGTCTGAAGACTCTACAACACCACCCGACACTGATCTCCAACTCCTCGGCTTCGACCTGGACGAAACCCTGATCCTCCGGGCCCAACAGACCAACCCTTTCCCCCAGAGCATCTCTTTCATTCCCTTAGACATCACTGAGGATGCTGCTAGCCAGACCCAGCTACAGGACTACCTGAGACAACATGGCGGCTTCcgcttccacctctccctgtgcCTGGCTGTTACCATGTGGGTCCACCTGAACCATGGAGACGCTGCCCTACTGGGGCTCCTCTCCCGGCTGGCCTCCATCAGCCAACATCTCCTCCTGGAGGCCCAGCCCTGGAAGTGCTACCGTTCGGCTGCCCGGAGGCTGAGGAAGCTAGGGCGGTCTGACTTTGACCACTTCAAGGAGTTAAATATCAGAGGAGATGTGGCAGAACAAGCCAGGGAACACTTAGAGAAACACTGTGGGATGGCACTGATGCAGTGTTTCGGTAGTACCAGCTGGGATCGTAGACTGCTCCTCTTTAGGAGAAGAGAGACGGTTGACCTACATTTATCCCAGTAGATATGTTATGATGATTTTCTTAATGGAGTAATCTGAAAACATTTGAAAATGGTCTTCCTTGACAATGAAGTGACAAGGTCCTGAGGAAATATGTATGTGTGCAGAGAAGGAACTCCAAGTTCCTTAGCCTCCTTCACAGCCAGCTCAAGTTCCTTAGCCTCCTTCACAGCCAGCTCAAGTTCTTTAAGTGCAGTGAAGGACCAGTATGTTGATTGAACACTAGGAGGCAATAATACTCTGTTACTACTTGTATTACCACCATACCTAGTCTATGCTTTCAGCTAAGCAATTAACAGATTTTCTTCTTAATAGTGTATATGTTCTGGCAAACAATTATgaatgaactgtgtgtgtgtgtatgagaaatgaatttaatattttatttttgggGATGTTTAAAAATAAGAATGAATAAAGCCCATGAATTTACTACTCCAAAGCATCATATCTCTTCAAATAACACGCCCCCCTTTCTTCAAGGACCTCTCTCTCAAAGTTCATATTAAATGAATAGACAAGAAGCAGGTGGTGTCCTATTTGTTTTGACCTCATGACAACCATTCTCTCGCTGCCTGAGAATGAAGCTTTTTGTACTTACACTATAGGCCTTGAGCACTCTCTTGTTCTTTATTTAAAATCTTCTACACCATCCCATGTGTTACAGCAAGTAACAAGagctttgtttaaaaaaaaaaacgtaacaTTTTACATTAACATGAAATGACCAGTTGAAACTGCAAATTTGTTCTTTCTGTAATGAAAATACAAAGACAAAAGTTTGTATCCATCTAGCTACAAACAACTATTAGATATTGAATCATGATCTTATGGTATACTCTCCATGCACATAAACAAAAGAAGCAATACATGTGATATAAACTGTGATATACCGGTAATGGTTCTTCATCCTCAGACAGAAGGATCTGAGGGCTCCTCAGTGAGAGCTGAATCTGGAGCTTCCTCGTTGTTCAATCGTTTTAATCAGCAGCTTGGGTGTTGAGCTGAAGCTGCTGTGGTATTTGTTACAGCTGCTCTTAGAACCTGAACAGAACAACACCAGTCTAATGGTTAGagcatagaattaggaattagaatgcTAGGATGGACCTTCTTCTGATGGTATAAAGAtaagggagttggtcaaccatagTTTGCTACTACTTTATTTTGATTAGCTAGCCAGTCAGTTTTGGAGGAATGattacatacattttttcaaATTAACTGCCAACAATACAGTCAATCCACGACATACACTGTCTGAAATCAGTTGATGATAGGACTTACACAAGTTGTCAATGCAACGGGaaccttttcattttttatttaacctttatttaactaggcaagtcagttaagaacaaattcttatttacaatgacggactaaAAGCACTGATACTATATCATAATAGCACTCACAGCTTTCCACGAAAACAAACATTTAGTTTGATGGTCTGTTTACATATGTTTTAGAGGCTTTTTATACAGCACATTTGTTTAAAACCTCTATAGACTGTATTTATAGTtacagtgtatttggaaagtattcagaccttgactttttacacattttgttacattacagccgtattctaaaatgtctTTTAAAAAAGATTCCctcaatctccacacaataccccatgatgacaaagcaaaaatggcTTTTTAGAAAATTttgcaaaaaaaataataaaatgaatgaaaatattacataagtattcacaccctttactcagtactttgttgaagcacctgttggcagtgattacagcttctagtcttcttgggtatgacgctacaagcttggcacacctgtatttaggaaGTTTcacccattgttctctgcagatcctctcaagctctgtcaggttggatggggagcgtcactgcacagctatttcccagtctctccagggatgttcgACCGGGagctggctaggccactcaaggacaaacagagacctgtcctgaaaccagtcctgcgttgtcttggcctgtgtgcttagggccattgtcctgttggaaggtgaaccttcgccccagtctgaggtcctgagcactctggagcaggttttcatcaaggttctctctgtactttgctccgttcatctttccatcgatcctgactagtcttccagtccctgccgctgaaaaacatccccacaccatgatgctgccaccactgtgcttcaccgtagggatggtgccaggtttcctccagatgtgacacttggcattcaggccaaatagttcaatctggtttcatcagaccagaaaatcttgtttctcgtggtctgagagtcctttaggtgccttttggcaaactccaagcgggctgtcattttactgaggagtggcttccgtctgaccactctaccataaaggcctgattggtggagtgctgcagagagccTGACTAACCgttgtctgtatgtagcctcgctacttctatagcctcgctactgtatatagcctgtctttttactgttgttttattcctttacctacctattgttcacctaatacctttttttgcactattggttagagcctgtaagtaagcatttcactgtaaggtctacacatgttgtattcagcgcacatgacaaatcaactttgattttatttgatttgacgattgtccttctggaaggttctcccatctctgcagaggaactctggagctctgtcagagtgaccattattTTGTTGGtcacagctctaggaagagtcttggtggttcataGCTACTTCCATTtaagatggaggccactgtgttcttggggaccttcaatgctgcagaaatgttttggtacccttccccagatctgtgtctcgacacaatcctgtgtcggagctctacggacaattcctttgacctcatggtttgttttttactctgacatgcactgtcaactgtggggccttatatagacagctgtgtgcctttcgaaatcatgtccattcaatttaatttaccacagatggactccaagttgtagaaacaactcaaacaggatgcacctgagctcaatttcgagtctcatagcataggatctgaatacttatgtaaataaggtatttctgttttacatttgaatacatttacaaaaaaaatatctaaaaacatgttttcactttgtcattatggggtattgtgtgtagattgatgagggaaaacaatatttaatacattttagaataaggctgtaccgtaacaaaacatggaaaaactcaaggggtcggaatactttctgaatgcactgtatatgacaATAGTTTAGGTTGACAATAATTCTATTACACAATTGCTGATATAAAATCTATATTGGCTGCCATTTTTAATCCATTCTGGAACTTGTGATCTCTATGGGTTGGAGCCTAAACATAAATGCTCttgtgttaaaaaaaaaactgaatttTGTATGATTCTAGTCAGTGGATGATAACATTAAATAGAGTACATTTTCTGATGTATTTTTTCAGTAGTACATAGGCTACTTACTGTAGCTGGACACCGACTGGATATTGACAATAGATTGATGTCCAATCCTAGAAAAAAAAAATAGTGCCGCTTCAGTTTCTGAAATACCTTTAAAACATTGCCCAGTCCTTGTTAAGAACCTCAACTTATAGAAAATGGTCATACTGTATCATGTCCCAGGtttacctgtcctctccctctatgcctgtcctcctctctctccatatctgtcctcttctccctccatacctgtcctcctctccctccatgcctgtcctcctctccctccatacctgtcctcctctccctccatactgtacctgtcctcctctccctccatacctgtcctcctctccctccatacctgtcctcctctccctccatacctgtcctcctctccctccatactgtacctgtcctcctctccctccatacctgtcatcctctccctccatacctg
This genomic window from Oncorhynchus nerka isolate Pitt River linkage group LG2, Oner_Uvic_2.0, whole genome shotgun sequence contains:
- the LOC115144376 gene encoding cytochrome c oxidase assembly protein COX14 homolog, which encodes MLTAAKRLADFGYRGFSASMMLLTLYGGYLCTMRGYRYMNKQKELQVAAENQDVEVLKP
- the LOC115144369 gene encoding pre-miRNA 5'-monophosphate methyltransferase; its protein translation is MATCGAESEVLDEKDDPGAAPYGNFINYYTFNPPENRLSLIPTTLIQDLGYGKDSSETILMLDVGCNSGDLTVALYRHLQQKVLSEDSTTPPDTDLQLLGFDLDETLILRAQQTNPFPQSISFIPLDITEDAASQTQLQDYLRQHGGFRFHLSLCLAVTMWVHLNHGDAALLGLLSRLASISQHLLLEAQPWKCYRSAARRLRKLGRSDFDHFKELNIRGDVAEQAREHLEKHCGMALMQCFGSTSWDRRLLLFRRRETVDLHLSQ